TTTTATTCTTACCGGAAGGAAAAAGGTGTTACGGGCAGAATGGCAAGTGTCGCATATATAAAGCAAGGAGCAAAATATGGAACTTGGAAAATTTAGAAAAAAAATTGATAATATAGATTCTCAAATACTTGAATTGTTAAACCAACGCGCGGTCATCGTTAAACAGGTTGGGAAACATAAGCAAGCTAAGAATATACCGTATTTTGTACCTGAACGTGAACGCCAGATACTTGATAAACTGGAAGCACAAAACACCGGTCCATTGAATAATGAAGCAGTGCGCGAAGTATTCATACAAGTATTGAGTATATGCCGTAA
This portion of the Elusimicrobiota bacterium genome encodes:
- the pheA gene encoding chorismate mutase, producing the protein MELGKFRKKIDNIDSQILELLNQRAVIVKQVGKHKQAKNIPYFVPERERQILDKLEAQNTGPLNNEAVREVFIQVLSICR